A window of the Proteus terrae subsp. cibarius genome harbors these coding sequences:
- the queF gene encoding NADPH-dependent 7-cyano-7-deazaguanine reductase QueF (Catalyzes the NADPH-dependent reduction of 7-cyano-7-deazaguanine (preQ0) to 7-aminomethyl-7-deazaguanine (preQ1) in queuosine biosynthesis), translating to MSLYQGDKSLEALSLGKETQYHDQYDAGLLQGVPRSLNRDSLSLTPENLPFHGGDIWTMYELSWLNSKGLPQVAIGHVELDATTENLIESKSFKLYLNSFNQTRFESWDVVEKTLLKDLTTCAKGKVNLTIYPLSHFTSQPIVDFAGECIDEQDIEINNYQFDVQWLNESTTDTLVEETLVSHLLKSNCLITNQPDWGSVAIQYKGKKIDREKLLRYLVSFRQHNEFHEQCVERIFHDIMQLCAPETLTVYARYTRRGGLDINPWRSNCEFVPEISRLARQ from the coding sequence ATGTCTTTATATCAAGGTGATAAATCTCTTGAAGCATTATCTCTGGGCAAAGAGACTCAATATCATGATCAATATGATGCCGGATTATTGCAAGGTGTACCACGTAGCCTAAATCGAGATTCACTCTCTTTAACTCCTGAAAATTTACCCTTTCATGGTGGTGATATTTGGACTATGTATGAGCTCTCATGGCTTAATAGCAAAGGCCTACCACAAGTCGCTATTGGTCATGTTGAATTAGATGCAACCACTGAAAATCTTATTGAATCTAAAAGTTTTAAATTATATCTCAACAGTTTTAATCAAACTCGCTTTGAAAGTTGGGATGTCGTCGAAAAAACCTTACTTAAAGATTTAACGACTTGTGCTAAAGGCAAAGTTAATCTGACCATTTATCCACTTTCGCATTTTACATCACAACCTATTGTTGATTTTGCTGGAGAGTGTATTGATGAACAAGATATTGAAATTAATAATTATCAGTTTGATGTGCAATGGTTAAACGAATCGACAACCGATACATTAGTTGAAGAAACCCTTGTCAGCCATCTGTTAAAATCAAATTGTCTGATTACCAATCAGCCAGATTGGGGATCAGTCGCTATTCAATATAAGGGTAAAAAGATTGATCGTGAAAAACTACTGCGCTATTTAGTTTCATTTAGACAACACAATGAATTTCATGAACAGTGTGTTGAGCGAATTTTCCACGATATCATGCAATTATGTGCACCAGAAACATTAACTGTTTATGCAAGATATACGCGACGCGGTGGATTAGACATCAATCCTTGGCGTAGTAATTGTGAGTTTGTTCCAGAAATTAGTCGATTAGCCAGACAATAA
- the ppnN gene encoding nucleotide 5'-monophosphate nucleosidase PpnN encodes MITHVSPLGSMDLLSQLEVDMLKRTASSDLYQLFRNCSLAVLNSGSLTDSSKELLSKYQDFDINVLRRERGVKLELVNPPEDAFVDGKIIRSLQANLFAVLRDILFVHGQITTAKRDLHLNLENSTHITNTIFSILRNARALHIDEDPNMIVCWGGHSINETEYLYGRKVGNELGLRELNICTGCGPGAMEAPMKGAAVGHAQQRYKNSRFIGMTEPSIIAAEPPNPLVNELIIMPDIEKRLESFVRIGHGIIIFPGGVGTAEELLYLLGILMSPENQDQVLPLILTGPKESADYFNVLDDFIANTLGDEARRHYQIIIDDAPEVARIMKKYMPLVKDNRRSTGDAYSFNWSMKINADLQLPFEPTHENMASLNLSTDQSPEKLAADLRRAFSGIVAGNVKEVGMKAIEAYGPYKIHGDREIMRRMDILLAGFVEQHRMKLPGGTAYQPCYEIIS; translated from the coding sequence GTGATAACTCATGTCAGCCCATTAGGTTCCATGGATCTGCTTTCACAGCTAGAAGTTGATATGCTAAAGAGAACCGCAAGCAGTGATCTTTACCAGCTGTTTCGCAATTGTTCTCTCGCTGTTCTCAACTCTGGTAGCCTTACTGATAGTAGTAAAGAACTGTTATCTAAATACCAAGATTTTGATATTAACGTACTGCGCCGTGAACGTGGCGTAAAACTAGAGTTAGTCAATCCTCCTGAAGACGCCTTTGTTGATGGAAAAATTATTCGCTCACTACAAGCTAACTTATTTGCAGTGCTTCGTGACATATTGTTTGTTCATGGACAGATCACAACAGCAAAGCGTGATCTTCACCTGAACTTAGAAAATAGCACTCATATCACTAATACTATTTTCTCGATTTTGCGCAATGCACGAGCCCTTCATATTGATGAAGATCCTAACATGATCGTTTGCTGGGGTGGGCACTCAATTAATGAAACTGAGTACCTTTACGGCAGAAAAGTTGGTAACGAATTAGGGTTACGTGAACTCAATATCTGCACAGGTTGTGGACCCGGTGCGATGGAAGCACCAATGAAAGGGGCGGCCGTTGGTCATGCTCAACAACGTTATAAAAATAGCCGTTTTATTGGTATGACTGAGCCTTCAATCATTGCAGCTGAGCCACCAAATCCATTAGTTAACGAACTGATTATTATGCCAGATATAGAAAAACGTCTGGAATCGTTTGTTCGAATTGGACACGGGATTATTATTTTCCCTGGTGGTGTAGGGACAGCAGAAGAATTGCTGTATCTGCTTGGTATTCTTATGTCACCAGAAAACCAAGATCAAGTATTACCACTGATTTTAACTGGCCCTAAAGAGAGTGCGGACTACTTTAATGTATTAGATGATTTTATCGCAAATACATTGGGTGACGAAGCTCGACGCCATTACCAAATTATTATTGATGATGCACCTGAAGTTGCTCGTATCATGAAAAAATATATGCCTTTGGTAAAAGATAATCGTCGTAGTACTGGTGATGCTTATAGCTTTAACTGGTCAATGAAGATCAATGCTGATTTACAGCTTCCTTTTGAACCAACTCATGAAAATATGGCATCACTTAACTTAAGTACCGATCAATCACCTGAAAAATTAGCGGCTGACTTACGTCGTGCATTCTCGGGTATTGTTGCAGGTAATGTAAAAGAAGTGGGTATGAAGGCGATTGAAGCTTACGGCCCTTATAAAATTCATGGTGATCGTGAAATTATGCGTCGCATGGATATTTTATTGGCGGGCTTTGTTGAGCAACATCGTATGAAACTTCCGGGCGGTACAGCTTACCAACCATGTTACGAGATTATCAGCTAA
- the amiC gene encoding N-acetylmuramoyl-L-alanine amidase AmiC, which translates to MSHSEHNQTRRRLVKGIGALLLLSVSPVGLAATASIVAVRVWPASTYTRVTIESSTPLKYRQFALSNPERIVVDLEGIQLNSVLKGIANQVQTSDPYLKLIRVGQNTPKTVRLVFEIKTPVQPQMFTLKPVAEFKNRLVLDFYPSHGADTEEDPLLALLREYNDGDLQQAVPAQTDTRKPGRAGRDRPIIIMIDPGHGGEDPGAIGKYKTREKDVVLQIARRLRTLIDKDAKMKAYMTRNEDVFIPLTVRVAKARKMQADLFVSIHADAFTNRSARGSSVFALSKTGATSNTARYLAQTQNEADLIGGVSKSGDRYVDHAMLDLVQTATINDSLKFGSEVLKLLGGINKLHKNKVDQAGFAVLKAPEIPSILVETAFISNIEEEKKLKTAKFQQQIAESIFKGIKAYFANGGELTLADRS; encoded by the coding sequence ATGAGTCATTCTGAGCACAATCAAACTCGTCGTCGTCTTGTTAAAGGAATTGGCGCGTTATTATTGTTAAGTGTTAGTCCTGTTGGCCTTGCTGCCACAGCATCTATTGTTGCTGTGAGGGTTTGGCCTGCCTCGACTTATACTCGCGTGACTATAGAATCCAGTACGCCGTTGAAATATCGTCAGTTTGCACTATCAAACCCAGAACGTATTGTAGTGGATTTAGAAGGTATCCAACTTAATAGCGTGCTGAAAGGTATCGCTAATCAGGTTCAGACTAGCGATCCGTATTTAAAGCTTATTCGCGTTGGTCAAAATACACCTAAAACAGTACGACTGGTATTTGAAATAAAAACACCTGTACAACCACAAATGTTTACACTTAAACCTGTGGCTGAATTTAAAAACCGTTTGGTGTTAGATTTCTACCCAAGCCACGGCGCTGACACGGAAGAAGATCCTCTTTTAGCGCTATTGCGTGAATATAATGACGGTGATTTACAACAAGCTGTACCGGCACAAACCGACACACGCAAACCAGGCAGAGCAGGGCGAGATAGACCTATTATTATCATGATCGATCCGGGACATGGTGGTGAGGATCCGGGCGCAATTGGTAAATATAAAACACGTGAAAAAGATGTGGTTTTACAAATTGCTCGTCGCTTAAGAACGCTCATTGATAAAGACGCCAAAATGAAGGCGTATATGACACGTAATGAAGATGTGTTTATTCCATTGACAGTACGTGTTGCTAAAGCGAGAAAAATGCAGGCAGATTTATTTGTCTCTATTCATGCTGATGCATTTACAAACCGCTCTGCAAGAGGTTCTTCTGTTTTTGCATTATCAAAAACGGGCGCAACCAGTAACACGGCACGCTATCTCGCTCAAACACAAAATGAGGCTGACTTAATTGGTGGGGTGAGTAAAAGTGGCGATCGCTATGTAGACCATGCAATGCTCGATCTCGTACAAACTGCGACTATTAATGATAGCCTAAAATTTGGTAGTGAAGTGCTGAAGCTATTGGGTGGGATTAATAAACTGCATAAAAATAAAGTCGATCAGGCAGGTTTTGCGGTATTAAAAGCTCCTGAGATCCCTTCTATCTTAGTAGAAACGGCTTTTATCAGTAATATTGAAGAAGAGAAAAAGCTAAAAACTGCTAAATTCCAGCAACAGATCGCAGAGTCTATTTTCAAAGGGATCAAAGCTTATTTTGCTAATGGCGGTGAATTAACGCTAGCTGATCGTAGCTAA
- the csdE gene encoding cysteine desulfurase sulfur acceptor subunit CsdE has product MNNNTPLLATQHPFGHEITLAILLEDFQKSKAWEDKYRQLIQLSRKLPALPDELKITEKEIKGCENRVWLGVELNNNGKYHVYGDSDGRIVKGLLTIILATVENKTAQEIADIDMLAIFGQLGLANHISQSRTDGVNAIIARLKSLTSQS; this is encoded by the coding sequence ATGAATAACAACACACCTCTGCTTGCAACTCAGCACCCATTTGGTCATGAAATTACCTTGGCAATCTTGCTTGAAGATTTTCAAAAATCAAAAGCATGGGAAGATAAATACCGTCAATTAATTCAACTCTCGCGTAAATTACCTGCATTACCTGATGAATTAAAAATAACAGAAAAAGAGATCAAAGGTTGTGAAAATAGAGTGTGGCTTGGTGTCGAATTAAATAATAACGGCAAATACCATGTTTATGGTGATAGTGATGGTCGCATTGTAAAAGGCTTACTGACTATTATTTTAGCTACTGTTGAAAATAAAACGGCGCAAGAAATAGCAGATATCGATATGTTAGCGATTTTTGGTCAATTAGGATTGGCTAATCACATTAGCCAATCTCGCACTGACGGAGTGAATGCGATTATCGCACGGCTAAAATCACTCACCTCTCAATCATAA
- a CDS encoding DUF423 domain-containing protein, producing the protein MNSRTLLMFSAISGFFYVAFGAFATHKLAPHLSPQHWDYIQLAMRYQIVHTLLLVGIAAMLMRKTILWFYWAGIFFGVGILLFSGSLYCMALTQVRLLSYFTPIGGFSFLIGWALIFIGALRLRAPASRHE; encoded by the coding sequence GTGAATAGTCGTACATTGCTTATGTTTTCCGCGATTAGTGGCTTCTTTTATGTTGCTTTTGGTGCATTTGCAACCCATAAGCTAGCACCTCATTTATCGCCACAACATTGGGATTACATTCAGTTAGCGATGCGCTACCAAATCGTCCATACCTTATTACTTGTCGGGATCGCGGCAATGTTAATGCGTAAAACCATTTTATGGTTTTATTGGGCAGGTATTTTCTTTGGTGTTGGTATTCTACTTTTTAGTGGTAGCCTTTATTGTATGGCGCTAACACAAGTTAGATTATTATCTTATTTTACGCCAATTGGTGGATTTAGTTTTCTTATTGGTTGGGCTTTAATTTTTATTGGCGCTTTGCGTCTAAGGGCACCGGCGTCTCGCCATGAATAA
- a CDS encoding transcriptional regulator GcvA, protein MSKRLPPLNALRVFDSAARHLSFTKAAEELFVTQAAVSHQIKTLEEFLGLKLFRRRNRSLLLTEEGQSYYLDIKEIFSSINEATRKLLARSAKGALTVSLSPSFAIQWLVPRLSGFNQAYPGIDVRIQAVDREEDKLADDVDVAIFYGRGNWTGLRTDRLYAEYLIPVCAPSLLTGEKPLKTPSDLIYHTLLHDTSRRDWQAYVRQLEIQNQINVQQGPIFSHSSMVIQAAVHGQGVALVNNVMARSEIESGRLVRPFSDVLVSKNAFYLVCQDSQAELGKIAAFRQWILSQAANEQEKLGLLTSS, encoded by the coding sequence ATGTCTAAACGTTTACCGCCATTAAATGCGCTTAGGGTTTTTGATTCAGCGGCACGTCATTTAAGTTTTACTAAAGCCGCTGAAGAATTATTTGTGACACAAGCAGCAGTGAGCCACCAAATTAAAACATTAGAAGAATTTCTTGGGCTAAAATTATTTAGAAGGCGCAATCGCTCTCTCTTATTAACAGAAGAGGGGCAAAGTTATTACCTCGACATTAAAGAAATCTTTTCATCAATTAATGAGGCAACTCGTAAATTATTAGCTCGAAGCGCGAAAGGCGCTCTTACCGTTAGCCTTTCTCCAAGTTTTGCTATTCAATGGTTAGTACCGCGGTTATCCGGATTTAACCAAGCTTATCCGGGGATTGATGTGCGAATTCAGGCTGTTGATAGAGAAGAAGATAAGCTGGCTGATGATGTTGATGTGGCTATTTTTTATGGTCGAGGAAATTGGACTGGGTTACGTACAGACCGTCTTTATGCAGAATATTTAATCCCTGTTTGTGCGCCATCTTTACTTACAGGTGAAAAACCACTAAAAACCCCATCCGATCTGATTTATCATACACTGCTACATGATACATCTCGTCGAGATTGGCAAGCTTATGTACGTCAATTAGAGATACAAAATCAGATAAATGTGCAACAAGGACCTATTTTTAGCCATAGTTCAATGGTGATACAGGCTGCTGTACATGGACAAGGTGTTGCATTAGTTAATAATGTAATGGCTCGTAGTGAAATAGAATCAGGCCGATTAGTAAGACCTTTTTCAGATGTCCTTGTTAGTAAAAATGCATTTTATTTAGTTTGCCAAGATAGTCAGGCTGAATTGGGTAAAATTGCGGCTTTTCGTCAATGGATTTTATCTCAAGCAGCGAATGAGCAAGAAAAGCTGGGTTTATTGACATCATCTTAA
- the rlmM gene encoding 23S rRNA (cytidine(2498)-2'-O)-methyltransferase RlmM, with protein sequence MNKVALYCRQGFEKECAAEITDKAGQIGVYGFPRVKEGSGYVIFECYQEGDADKIAREVNFRELIFARQMFVTGELLKDLPPEDRITPIVGMLKGVVEKAGELRVEVADTNESKELLKFCRKFTVPLRNHLRNEKILLKVENFSRPIIHVFFIAPGCCYVGYSYSFNNSAFYMGIPRLKFPSDAPSRSTLKLEEAFHIFIPYEEWDERLASGMKAVDLGACPGGWTYQLVKRSMMVHAVDNGPMAQSLMDTGQVRHHQVDGFKFEPTSKNITWLVCDMVEKPAKVAALMTTWIANEWCREAIFNLKLPMKKRYEEVSHILEKIKSELAEKGINAKIQAKHLYHDREEITVHIQNIWAAYRPDREF encoded by the coding sequence ATGAATAAAGTTGCATTATATTGTCGCCAAGGTTTTGAAAAAGAGTGCGCGGCTGAGATTACGGATAAAGCAGGTCAAATTGGCGTTTACGGCTTCCCTCGTGTTAAAGAGGGAAGTGGTTATGTGATTTTTGAATGCTACCAAGAAGGTGACGCGGACAAGATCGCGCGTGAAGTGAATTTCCGTGAATTAATTTTTGCTCGTCAGATGTTTGTGACTGGTGAATTACTTAAAGATTTACCGCCAGAAGATAGAATTACACCGATCGTTGGAATGCTAAAAGGTGTTGTTGAAAAAGCGGGTGAATTGCGAGTTGAAGTTGCAGACACTAACGAAAGTAAGGAATTATTAAAATTCTGCCGTAAATTTACGGTGCCATTACGTAATCATTTACGTAATGAGAAAATTTTGCTGAAAGTTGAGAATTTTAGCCGTCCTATTATCCATGTGTTTTTTATTGCACCGGGATGTTGTTATGTTGGCTATTCTTATAGTTTCAATAATTCTGCATTTTACATGGGTATTCCTCGATTAAAATTCCCATCTGATGCACCAAGTCGTTCGACACTAAAACTTGAAGAAGCATTTCATATTTTCATTCCTTATGAGGAGTGGGATGAGCGTTTAGCAAGCGGAATGAAAGCGGTCGATTTAGGTGCATGCCCCGGCGGTTGGACATATCAACTAGTGAAACGCAGCATGATGGTACATGCTGTTGATAATGGTCCAATGGCACAATCTTTAATGGATACAGGGCAAGTTCGTCATCACCAAGTTGATGGCTTTAAATTTGAACCTACATCTAAAAATATCACATGGCTTGTTTGTGATATGGTTGAAAAACCAGCTAAAGTTGCTGCATTAATGACGACTTGGATTGCTAATGAATGGTGTCGTGAAGCTATCTTTAACCTAAAACTGCCAATGAAAAAACGTTATGAGGAAGTTTCTCATATCCTTGAAAAAATAAAGTCAGAGTTAGCGGAAAAAGGGATCAACGCTAAGATCCAAGCTAAGCACCTTTATCATGATAGAGAAGAGATCACGGTTCATATTCAAAATATTTGGGCTGCTTATCGACCAGATCGTGAATTCTAA
- the xni gene encoding flap endonuclease Xni, whose amino-acid sequence MIHLLIIDALNLIRRIHAASGSSCQTVCEQSVNQLLGHTQPTHAVAVFDEDDRDGSWRHQLLPDYKAGRTPMPDDLRQQLPEIKAMLLNLGIQSWHSGGDEADDVAATLATKVAEAGFRVTIISTDKGYCQLLSPSIRIRDYFQRRWLDLEFIRAEFGVEPSQLTDYWGLTGVSSSKVAGVPGIGPKSATELLHIHPDLESLYQHIDDVPTKWQNKLITHKESAFISRKITTLRTDIQLNGNLQQLRLK is encoded by the coding sequence ATGATACATTTGCTGATTATTGATGCTTTAAACCTGATCCGCCGCATTCATGCGGCATCAGGTTCTTCCTGCCAGACAGTGTGTGAACAGAGCGTCAACCAACTGCTTGGTCACACACAACCTACCCATGCCGTAGCAGTCTTCGATGAGGATGACAGAGACGGTAGTTGGCGACATCAGCTCTTACCTGATTATAAAGCTGGTCGCACGCCAATGCCTGATGACTTGCGACAACAATTACCTGAAATTAAAGCCATGTTGCTTAATTTAGGAATACAGAGCTGGCACTCAGGTGGAGATGAAGCAGATGACGTTGCTGCAACATTGGCAACCAAAGTTGCAGAAGCGGGTTTTCGAGTTACGATTATTTCAACGGACAAAGGTTATTGCCAACTACTTTCGCCCTCTATCCGTATACGCGATTATTTTCAGCGACGCTGGTTAGATTTAGAGTTTATTAGAGCTGAATTTGGTGTTGAACCATCTCAACTTACCGACTATTGGGGATTAACGGGTGTAAGCAGCAGTAAAGTGGCTGGTGTTCCCGGTATTGGCCCCAAAAGTGCCACTGAGCTTTTACATATTCACCCAGATCTAGAATCGCTTTATCAGCATATTGATGATGTCCCTACTAAATGGCAAAACAAACTTATCACCCATAAAGAGTCTGCTTTTATCAGCCGAAAAATCACCACATTACGTACTGATATTCAATTAAACGGTAATCTACAACAGTTACGTTTAAAATAG
- the tcdA gene encoding tRNA cyclic N6-threonylcarbamoyladenosine(37) synthase TcdA, with product MQNSLSDSYLQRFSGIGRLYGQKALSCFAQAHICVVGIGGVGSWAAEALARSGIGAITLIDMDDVCVTNTNRQIHALKESVGQPKCEVMKQRILEINPECKVTSVDDFVTVDNVAEMMNNNFDYVIDAIDSVRPKAALLAYCRRYKIPVITTGGAGGQIDPTQIQVVDLAKTIQDPLAAKLRERLKSDFNVVKNSKGKLGIDCVFSTEQLVYPQGDGTVCAAKSTADGVKRMDCSAGFGAVTMVTASFGFIAVSHALKKMLAKAQRTHDTSSHSVHSH from the coding sequence ATGCAAAATTCATTATCAGATTCATATTTACAACGCTTTTCTGGAATAGGGCGACTCTATGGGCAAAAAGCGTTGTCTTGTTTTGCTCAGGCTCATATCTGTGTCGTGGGTATAGGTGGTGTCGGCAGTTGGGCTGCTGAAGCACTAGCTCGCAGTGGTATTGGTGCTATCACCTTAATTGATATGGATGATGTGTGTGTGACTAACACTAATCGGCAAATACATGCGCTGAAAGAGAGTGTAGGTCAACCAAAATGTGAAGTGATGAAACAGCGTATTTTAGAAATTAACCCAGAATGCAAAGTGACTAGTGTTGATGATTTTGTCACGGTGGATAATGTCGCTGAAATGATGAATAACAACTTTGACTATGTCATCGATGCAATTGATAGTGTAAGACCAAAAGCTGCGTTATTAGCTTATTGTCGTCGTTATAAAATTCCAGTGATCACAACAGGTGGTGCTGGAGGGCAAATCGATCCAACACAAATTCAAGTGGTTGATTTAGCTAAAACAATTCAAGATCCTTTAGCTGCTAAACTAAGAGAGCGTTTGAAATCTGATTTTAATGTCGTAAAAAATAGTAAAGGAAAATTAGGAATAGATTGTGTTTTTTCAACAGAACAACTGGTTTACCCACAAGGTGATGGTACGGTTTGCGCGGCAAAAAGTACGGCAGATGGTGTAAAACGCATGGATTGCTCTGCGGGATTTGGTGCAGTAACGATGGTAACGGCGTCGTTTGGTTTTATTGCGGTATCTCATGCGTTGAAGAAGATGCTAGCGAAAGCTCAACGTACTCATGATACTTCAAGCCACAGCGTTCATTCGCACTAG
- the csdA gene encoding cysteine desulfurase CsdA, which translates to MNVFSPDLFRQQFPALKEKTIYLDSAATALKPLAMIEASDAFYRYNFATVHRSQYQHAKKTTQQYEATRQQVAELINSTDSDTIIWTKSTTESLNFIAQGYFRPRLQAGDEIIVSEQEHHANLIPWLILAEQTGARVIRWAIEDNFLPSIDSLNALINKRTRIVAVSQMSNVTGAQIALDKVSHCVHQYDNCLLVVDGAQGIVHHPTDVTALNIDFYVFSAHKLYGPNGLGICYGKRELLETMAPWHGGGKMLTNATFDGFTPAPIPQRFEAGTPNIAGVIAFSATLAWLEKQDMHHANQYTLELADEAEKRLSELNGFISYRAANSSVVSFNFEGVHHSDLATLIAEKDIALRTGQHCAQPLIDSLNISGCLRISFMPYNQHADIDAFINAVKFALSLLKDE; encoded by the coding sequence ATGAACGTATTTTCACCTGATTTATTTCGACAACAATTTCCTGCTCTTAAAGAAAAGACTATTTATCTTGATAGTGCAGCGACTGCATTAAAGCCTCTTGCTATGATAGAAGCCTCAGATGCATTTTATCGCTATAATTTTGCGACAGTTCACCGTAGCCAATATCAACATGCTAAAAAAACAACACAACAATATGAGGCGACGCGTCAACAAGTTGCTGAGTTAATCAATAGTACTGATAGTGATACGATTATTTGGACAAAAAGCACCACAGAATCACTCAACTTTATTGCTCAAGGCTATTTTCGTCCACGCTTGCAAGCAGGCGATGAAATAATTGTTAGTGAGCAAGAGCATCATGCAAACCTTATACCTTGGTTGATACTGGCAGAACAGACAGGCGCACGGGTGATCCGCTGGGCAATAGAGGATAATTTTTTACCTTCAATTGATAGCTTAAATGCTTTAATCAATAAACGGACACGAATTGTCGCTGTTAGCCAAATGTCGAATGTAACAGGCGCTCAAATCGCATTAGATAAAGTGTCTCATTGTGTTCATCAATATGATAATTGCTTACTGGTTGTCGATGGTGCACAAGGTATTGTTCATCACCCGACAGATGTCACGGCACTCAATATCGACTTCTATGTTTTTTCTGCTCATAAACTTTATGGCCCTAATGGATTAGGTATTTGTTATGGTAAACGTGAACTTTTAGAAACGATGGCACCTTGGCATGGTGGTGGAAAAATGCTAACTAACGCAACATTTGATGGCTTTACTCCAGCTCCTATCCCTCAGCGTTTTGAAGCTGGGACTCCTAATATCGCAGGTGTTATTGCATTTTCAGCGACATTAGCATGGTTAGAAAAACAAGATATGCATCATGCTAACCAATATACCCTTGAGCTTGCAGATGAAGCAGAGAAGCGCCTCAGTGAGCTAAATGGGTTTATCAGTTACCGAGCAGCTAACTCATCGGTTGTTTCTTTCAATTTCGAAGGTGTTCATCATAGTGATTTAGCCACACTAATCGCAGAGAAAGATATTGCATTACGCACAGGGCAACACTGCGCTCAACCTCTTATTGATTCATTAAATATTTCAGGTTGTTTACGCATTTCTTTTATGCCTTATAATCAACACGCTGATATCGATGCTTTTATTAATGCCGTTAAATTTGCTCTATCACTCTTAAAAGATGAATAA
- the mltA gene encoding murein transglycosylase A, with protein sequence MVTWRKSLILGMLALALTGCHRPTEQGQQYKDGKLKQDLIEVSSPNTQGTPINGPDYLQQVSQINQTSSRLYNSNKETYQAVENWIRSGADTRQLRRFNISAFQMEGVDKYGNVQFTGYYTPVLEARLTPQGEFQYPLYKMPANSRSKLPSRAAIYNGALSQSLIAAYSNSIMDNFMMEVQGSGYVDFGDGKPLTFFGYAGKNGHPYRSIGKVLIDNGEVERKDMSMLAIRDWADKHNDAEVRKLLEENPSFVFFKPEPFTPVRGASAIPLVALASVASDRSIIPAGTVLLAEIPVLDNAGNFTGEYQMRLMVALDVGGAIKGHHFDIYHGIGKDAGHMAGFYNHYGRVWVLKKSQLNSLNPSL encoded by the coding sequence ATGGTTACTTGGCGAAAATCGTTAATTTTAGGTATGTTAGCGCTTGCCTTGACTGGATGTCATCGTCCAACAGAGCAAGGGCAACAGTATAAAGATGGAAAGCTTAAGCAAGATCTTATTGAGGTAAGTTCGCCAAATACACAAGGTACACCTATTAATGGCCCTGATTACTTACAACAAGTAAGTCAGATAAACCAAACATCATCTCGTTTGTATAATAGCAATAAAGAGACTTATCAGGCGGTCGAAAATTGGATACGCTCTGGTGCAGATACACGCCAATTACGTCGATTCAATATTTCTGCATTTCAAATGGAAGGGGTTGATAAGTACGGAAATGTTCAATTTACGGGATATTACACTCCTGTTCTTGAAGCTCGTTTAACGCCACAAGGTGAGTTTCAATATCCTCTTTATAAAATGCCAGCAAACAGTCGTTCAAAATTGCCTTCCCGTGCTGCTATTTATAATGGTGCATTAAGCCAATCTTTAATTGCAGCTTACAGTAACTCGATTATGGATAATTTTATGATGGAAGTTCAGGGAAGCGGCTATGTTGATTTTGGTGATGGTAAACCTTTAACTTTCTTTGGTTATGCAGGGAAAAACGGGCATCCTTACCGTAGTATTGGAAAAGTGCTTATTGATAATGGTGAAGTAGAAAGAAAAGATATGTCTATGCTCGCTATTAGAGATTGGGCTGATAAGCACAATGATGCTGAAGTAAGGAAATTATTAGAAGAAAACCCGTCATTTGTTTTTTTCAAACCAGAGCCTTTTACACCCGTTAGAGGTGCTAGTGCTATCCCACTTGTTGCACTTGCCTCTGTGGCTTCAGATAGAAGTATTATTCCAGCAGGAACGGTGTTACTGGCTGAAATTCCTGTACTTGATAATGCAGGTAATTTTACAGGTGAATATCAAATGCGTTTAATGGTGGCATTAGATGTAGGTGGTGCAATTAAAGGGCACCATTTCGATATTTATCATGGAATTGGTAAAGATGCCGGTCATATGGCAGGTTTTTATAATCATTATGGACGTGTTTGGGTATTAAAAAAATCACAGCTTAACTCATTAAACCCTTCGTTATAA